AGGTGAGATTGAGATTATAAGAAAAATTATCAACACAACCAACCCGGAGGCGGAAGTAACCATTGACGAATACATCACCGCCTGCTACGGCACCACCGAATACCCCGAGGATCTGACCGGGGTCAGGCTTACCCTGAAGGGCGCGCCGGGGACCGAGACCATTGACTATGCCTACCAATGCCGCGAAGCGGAAATGTCCGGTCTTACCCTGGCCGAAGCCCTGGTGCCACAGGTTGATACTCGCCTGACCATGCGGACAGATACCAACCAGGCCACCGGCTATTTCCGGGAGGGCTTCGCCTTCTCGCCAATGTACAGCATCGGCATCAAAAAGACCATTAAGGAGAAAGGGGAGTTACGCACGTGGCTCAGGGTAGAAAAGGCAAGTTGAATTATCGCTGCCCGCGGTGTTTGATGCGAGAGATTGACATGGATATGCTCTACGACCGGGACGCGGACGAATACTACTGCTTGCGCTGTTCCTTTGTTGGGGATGAGCAAGAGGTGCTCCGGCTCAACGCCCAGTTTCGCGACAAATACCGGGACCGAACAAAAAGGATCACCGATTTTTAGCAGACGCCATTTAGGGTTAACCATTGTCCCTAGCTCATTCCAAAACCAGTCATCTAAACTTAGCAAAGAAGGAAGATATGTGATGTTTACTTGCGGTGGAGTACACTCCGCAAGCCTCCCGCAACAAGGACTGTTGTCCCCTCGAAGCGCATCTTATTAACAGGAGTAAAAACAATGAAAGTTCTGGTTACGGGGGCAAGCAGTAAACTCGGGCCGCATGTGGTTGTTGAACTAGAAAAAGCCGGGCATGCACCGACCCTATTCTCTCGCCGCAAACCATCCCCGGCGCTGAAACATTGGCCCTGGATTCAGGGCGACCTGACCGTGTTTGAAGACTGTCAGCGGGCCGTAGCGGGCGGTTTTGACGCCATCCAACACCTGGCCGCCCAACCCTGGCCCACCGATCACCCCGATCTGCGCGCAGACGCCGCTGAA
This region of Anaerolineae bacterium genomic DNA includes:
- a CDS encoding NAD(P)-dependent oxidoreductase, with the translated sequence MKVLVTGASSKLGPHVVVELEKAGHAPTLFSRRKPSPALKHWPWIQGDLTVFEDCQRAVAGGFDAIQHLAAQPWPTDHPDLRADAAE